In a genomic window of Urocitellus parryii isolate mUroPar1 chromosome 11, mUroPar1.hap1, whole genome shotgun sequence:
- the Ppie gene encoding peptidyl-prolyl cis-trans isomerase E isoform X1: protein MAATKRVLYVGGLAEEVDDKVLHAAFIPFGDITDIQIPLDYETEKHRGFAFVEFELAEDAAAAIDNMNESELFGRTIRVNLAKPMRIKEGSSRPVWSDDDWLKKFSGKTLEENKEEEGSEPPKAEAQEGEPTAKKARSNPQVYMDIKIGNKPAGRIQMLLRSDVVPMTAENFRCLCTHEKGFGFKGSSFHRIIPQFMCQGGDFTNHNGTGGKSIYGKKFDDENFILKHTGPGLLSMANSGPNTNGSQFFLTCDKTDWLDGKHVVFGEITEGLDVLRQIEAQGSKDGKPKQKVIIADCGEYM from the exons ATGGCCGCTACCAAACGCGTGCTGTACGTGG GTGGACTGGCAGAGGAGGTGGACGACAAAGTTCTTcatgctgcttttattccttttggaGACATCACAGATATTCAGATTCCTCTGGATTATGAAACAG AAAAGCATCGAGGATTTGCTTTTGTTGAATTTGAATTGGCAGAG GATGCTGCAGCAGCTATTGACAACATG AATGAATCTGAGCTCTTTGGGCGGACAATTCGTGTCAATTTGGCAAAACCAATGAGAATTAAGGAGGGCTCTTCCAGACCAG TTTGGTCAGATGATGACTGGTTGAAGAAATTTTCTGGGAAGACTCTTGAagagaataaagaggaagaagggtCAGAGCCTCCCAAAGCAGAAGCCCAGGAG GGGGAGCCCACTGCAAAAAAGGCCCGGTCAAATCCTCAAGTGTACATGGACATCAAGATTGGAAACAAACCAGCTGGCCGCATCCAGATGCTCTTGCGTTCTGATGTTGTGCCCATGACAGCAG AGAATTTCCGTTGCCTGTGTACCCATGAAAAGGGCTTTGGCTTCAAGGGAAGCAGCTTCCACCGCATCATCCCCCAGTTCATGTGCCAGGGTGGTGATTTCACAAACCACAACGGCACTGGGGGAAAGTCCATCTATGGGAAGAAGTTTGATGATGAGAACTTTATCCTCAAACACACAGGACCAG GCCTACTCTCCATGGCCAACTCTGGCCCAAACACCAACGGCTCCCAGTTCTTCCTGACCTGTGACAAGACAGATTGGCTGGATGGCAAGCACGTAGTGTTCGGGGAGATTACTGAAGGTCTGGATGTCTTGCGGCAAATTGAG GCCCAGGGCAGCAAGGATGGGAAGCCAAAGCAGAAGGTGATCATCGCCGACTGTGGGGAGTACATGTGA
- the Ppie gene encoding peptidyl-prolyl cis-trans isomerase E isoform X2, producing MNESELFGRTIRVNLAKPMRIKEGSSRPVWSDDDWLKKFSGKTLEENKEEEGSEPPKAEAQEGEPTAKKARSNPQVYMDIKIGNKPAGRIQMLLRSDVVPMTAENFRCLCTHEKGFGFKGSSFHRIIPQFMCQGGDFTNHNGTGGKSIYGKKFDDENFILKHTGPGLLSMANSGPNTNGSQFFLTCDKTDWLDGKHVVFGEITEGLDVLRQIEAQGSKDGKPKQKVIIADCGEYM from the exons ATG AATGAATCTGAGCTCTTTGGGCGGACAATTCGTGTCAATTTGGCAAAACCAATGAGAATTAAGGAGGGCTCTTCCAGACCAG TTTGGTCAGATGATGACTGGTTGAAGAAATTTTCTGGGAAGACTCTTGAagagaataaagaggaagaagggtCAGAGCCTCCCAAAGCAGAAGCCCAGGAG GGGGAGCCCACTGCAAAAAAGGCCCGGTCAAATCCTCAAGTGTACATGGACATCAAGATTGGAAACAAACCAGCTGGCCGCATCCAGATGCTCTTGCGTTCTGATGTTGTGCCCATGACAGCAG AGAATTTCCGTTGCCTGTGTACCCATGAAAAGGGCTTTGGCTTCAAGGGAAGCAGCTTCCACCGCATCATCCCCCAGTTCATGTGCCAGGGTGGTGATTTCACAAACCACAACGGCACTGGGGGAAAGTCCATCTATGGGAAGAAGTTTGATGATGAGAACTTTATCCTCAAACACACAGGACCAG GCCTACTCTCCATGGCCAACTCTGGCCCAAACACCAACGGCTCCCAGTTCTTCCTGACCTGTGACAAGACAGATTGGCTGGATGGCAAGCACGTAGTGTTCGGGGAGATTACTGAAGGTCTGGATGTCTTGCGGCAAATTGAG GCCCAGGGCAGCAAGGATGGGAAGCCAAAGCAGAAGGTGATCATCGCCGACTGTGGGGAGTACATGTGA